The following are encoded in a window of Negativicutes bacterium genomic DNA:
- a CDS encoding DUF4173 domain-containing protein, which produces MDRNSNNNEAAKHNRLPAQSESRAVLAASQSDIVALPISYLLAFLYTYIFSSQESDRKLFLVIFVFGFWLAAELVFHKHKATWESFIWLGCLWLSLVGYLFGRNQVWGFAAVWILHLEAVYWLLVRSGRLLEGETGIFAAIDLFNGLILFPFRRFFLRWHIIWSVVNDKIKSRGSAALKGGILIVFILSLLLFYLAVTLLSAADPFFDHLFGNFLRFFQINHFGELLLRFLISLPIGAYLYSLVIGMQREETEHLQEQKVFILKTIESFRKIPAKIWMFILAAFLLLYLSFFLIQGSYLFGAFLHRLPADFTVAQYARQGFFELCGILALNFILLLLVALSSDRDIRQHRALRLMSTLLLCESILFSITALSKLLLYISNFGFTPLRLQSSWLVSILFLGCVAAIYSLWTGKKSVKPWMLFSGVTLTLLHLY; this is translated from the coding sequence ATGGATCGTAACAGCAATAACAACGAAGCAGCCAAGCATAATCGGCTGCCGGCTCAAAGTGAATCCAGGGCAGTGCTTGCAGCTTCTCAGTCCGATATAGTTGCGCTGCCGATCAGTTATCTGCTCGCTTTTCTCTATACCTATATTTTCAGCAGCCAAGAAAGCGATCGTAAACTGTTTTTAGTGATTTTTGTCTTTGGTTTCTGGCTGGCTGCGGAGCTTGTCTTTCATAAACACAAGGCAACCTGGGAAAGTTTTATTTGGCTGGGTTGCCTTTGGCTCAGCCTTGTTGGCTATTTGTTCGGCAGAAACCAGGTTTGGGGTTTCGCTGCCGTCTGGATTCTCCATCTTGAGGCAGTTTATTGGCTGCTTGTGCGTTCAGGCCGCCTGTTGGAAGGGGAGACGGGAATTTTTGCTGCGATCGACCTGTTCAACGGTCTCATTCTGTTTCCGTTTCGGCGGTTTTTTCTGCGTTGGCACATTATCTGGTCAGTGGTGAATGATAAAATAAAAAGCAGAGGGTCGGCCGCACTGAAAGGCGGAATATTGATTGTTTTCATATTATCGCTCTTGCTTTTCTATCTGGCTGTTACACTGCTTTCGGCAGCGGATCCTTTTTTTGATCATTTATTCGGCAATTTTCTGCGCTTTTTTCAAATCAATCATTTCGGTGAGCTTCTGCTGCGTTTTCTGATCAGTCTGCCAATCGGCGCCTATTTGTACAGCCTGGTCATTGGCATGCAACGAGAAGAAACAGAACACTTGCAGGAACAAAAAGTATTCATCCTGAAGACTATCGAATCGTTCCGTAAGATACCGGCAAAAATCTGGATGTTTATTTTAGCTGCTTTTTTACTGCTCTATCTTTCTTTTTTTCTGATTCAGGGCTCCTATTTATTTGGCGCTTTTCTGCATCGCTTGCCGGCCGATTTTACAGTTGCTCAATATGCACGGCAAGGGTTTTTTGAACTCTGCGGGATATTGGCTTTGAATTTTATTTTGCTCTTGCTTGTTGCCCTGAGCAGTGACCGCGATATTCGTCAACATCGCGCTTTGCGCCTGATGTCCACATTGCTGCTGTGCGAAAGCATTCTTTTTTCCATTACCGCTCTTTCCAAACTGCTGCTTTATATCAGCAATTTTGGATTTACACCGCTTCGTCTGCAGAGCAGTTGGCTGGTCAGTATTTTGTTTCTCGGTTGTGTTGCAGCAATTTATTCTCTTTGGACCGGCAAAAAATCGGTGAAGCCCTGGATGCTTTTTAGCGGTGTAACTTTAACGCTGCTTCACCTTTATTAG
- a CDS encoding helix-turn-helix transcriptional regulator: MEIIVNLDVMMAKRKISAGELAERVGISPANLSILKNNKAKAIRFSTLMALCHELQCQPGDILEFRDDSL, from the coding sequence ATGGAAATTATTGTCAATCTCGATGTGATGATGGCCAAACGGAAAATCTCTGCCGGTGAGCTTGCCGAACGCGTAGGAATCTCCCCGGCGAATCTTTCCATTTTGAAAAACAACAAAGCGAAGGCGATTCGCTTTTCCACTTTAATGGCGCTTTGTCACGAATTGCAATGCCAACCGGGTGATATTCTAGAATTTCGGGATGACAGTTTATAG
- a CDS encoding DUF2975 domain-containing protein produces the protein MDWNQNKSILLSRLCIIAFAVLLAAIDFGACWLVPRLLSLSVILGSLQNSGFLFAVIYSCSIMAWILLFSLWKLLQNMKAGIVFQIDNVRYLRITSWCCFAVCAIGFASAFFYFPIILIAIAAGFVGLIVRIVKNVFEQARIMKEELDFTV, from the coding sequence ATGGATTGGAACCAGAACAAAAGCATTCTATTGTCCCGCCTCTGTATCATCGCATTCGCCGTCCTTTTGGCTGCCATTGATTTTGGAGCCTGCTGGTTGGTTCCCCGGCTGCTCAGTCTCTCTGTCATTCTTGGTAGTCTGCAAAACAGCGGTTTCCTCTTTGCGGTCATTTATTCCTGCAGCATAATGGCATGGATCTTGCTTTTTTCACTTTGGAAACTGCTGCAGAATATGAAAGCGGGGATTGTTTTCCAAATTGATAATGTGCGTTATCTGCGGATCACAAGTTGGTGCTGCTTTGCTGTCTGCGCCATTGGTTTTGCCAGTGCCTTTTTTTACTTTCCGATCATTCTGATCGCAATTGCGGCTGGTTTTGTCGGACTGATCGTCCGCATTGTGAAGAATGTGTTTGAACAAGCCCGTATCATGAAAGAAGAATTGGATTTTACAGTTTGA
- a CDS encoding nitronate monooxygenase family protein, translating to MISWSGPSLTIGDLTVKLPIIQGGMGIGISLSGLASAVANQGGIGVISTAGIGMSEPDFNTNYLEANIRALRKEIKLARVLSKGVLGVNIMVASSNFADMVKTAIEEGIDLIFSGAGLPLTLPSFLTPSSKTKLAPIVSSARAVKLIAKFWVEKYNYSPSAVVVEGPKAGGHLGFKVEQLTDPNYQLEKILPEVIAETKKIAAQTGKTIPVIAAGGIYSGEDIARMFQLGAAGVQMATRFVTTEECDAAPEFKNAYLSCKAEDIGIIQSPVGMPGRAIINEFLQEVKAGAKIPFVCPFHCISTCNYQTSPYCISLALINAKKGRMQHGFVFAGANAYRSDKIVSVRELINSLVQEYNDAIAAKSCGQQSVESTVR from the coding sequence ATGATTTCTTGGAGCGGTCCCAGCTTAACCATCGGCGACTTAACTGTAAAATTACCGATCATTCAAGGCGGCATGGGAATTGGCATCTCGTTAAGCGGATTAGCCTCAGCCGTCGCCAATCAGGGTGGTATCGGTGTCATTTCCACTGCCGGCATCGGCATGTCGGAACCTGATTTTAACACGAATTATTTGGAAGCGAATATCAGAGCACTAAGAAAAGAAATCAAGTTGGCCCGTGTATTGAGCAAAGGGGTACTTGGTGTAAATATCATGGTGGCTTCTTCGAATTTTGCGGATATGGTGAAAACGGCAATTGAAGAAGGTATTGATCTGATCTTTTCCGGAGCCGGTCTCCCTCTGACTCTGCCTTCCTTTCTGACTCCATCCAGTAAAACAAAGCTGGCCCCCATTGTATCCTCCGCGAGAGCGGTTAAATTGATTGCAAAATTCTGGGTGGAAAAATACAACTATTCGCCGAGCGCTGTCGTCGTAGAAGGACCGAAAGCAGGCGGTCATCTGGGATTTAAGGTCGAACAGCTAACGGATCCGAATTACCAGCTGGAAAAAATCTTGCCTGAAGTCATCGCCGAAACGAAGAAAATTGCAGCTCAAACCGGAAAAACGATTCCGGTCATCGCGGCAGGCGGCATTTACAGCGGTGAAGATATTGCCCGCATGTTTCAGCTCGGTGCTGCCGGTGTGCAAATGGCGACCCGCTTTGTTACGACAGAAGAATGTGATGCTGCGCCGGAATTTAAAAATGCTTATCTTAGCTGCAAAGCAGAGGATATTGGCATTATCCAAAGCCCGGTCGGTATGCCGGGACGTGCGATTATCAATGAATTTCTGCAAGAGGTAAAAGCCGGCGCCAAAATACCCTTTGTCTGCCCGTTCCATTGTATCAGCACCTGCAATTATCAAACCAGTCCCTACTGTATCTCGCTGGCACTGATCAATGCAAAAAAAGGCAGAATGCAGCATGGTTTCGTTTTTGCGGGCGCCAATGCCTACCGCTCAGACAAAATTGTATCGGTGCGGGAATTAATCAATTCCTTGGTGCAAGAATATAACGACGCGATTGCGGCAAAAAGCTGCGGGCAACAATCAGTGGAAAGTACCGTACGCTAG
- a CDS encoding rhodanese-like domain-containing protein — translation MFNFFNQPTIKSIHVNDIDRLIGTINLIDIREPSEFRAGSIRSAKNIPMQTLLRQPEGYLQKDQPYYLICQSGARSQSACRQLTKAGYDVTNVAGGVGSYVGSKRQ, via the coding sequence ATGTTTAATTTTTTTAATCAGCCAACAATCAAATCGATTCACGTCAACGACATCGATCGCCTGATCGGCACAATCAACCTGATTGATATCAGAGAACCGAGTGAATTTCGTGCGGGATCCATCCGAAGCGCCAAGAATATCCCGATGCAGACACTGCTGCGTCAGCCGGAGGGCTATTTACAAAAGGATCAGCCGTATTATCTGATTTGCCAGTCCGGAGCGAGAAGTCAGAGTGCCTGCAGACAATTGACTAAGGCAGGCTATGATGTGACGAATGTTGCCGGCGGCGTAGGCTCGTATGTCGGCAGCAAAAGACAATAG
- a CDS encoding universal stress protein translates to MQLKILVPLDGSEKSTHSLLWLKKFFSKDEAEITLLNVIELSAYIPQMSSFGESPLYDFSEMYEISKKRSTETLEEGEKMLDGYRVTKLSLEGQSGSVILDTAKEGGFDLIVMTKSSVMGLSRLIGSVTSKIVRDSEVAVVVIPE, encoded by the coding sequence GTGCAGTTGAAAATATTAGTCCCGTTGGATGGTTCCGAGAAAAGTACACACTCTTTGCTCTGGCTGAAAAAATTCTTTTCCAAGGACGAAGCGGAAATCACTTTGCTCAACGTGATTGAGCTCTCGGCTTATATCCCGCAGATGTCGTCTTTTGGGGAAAGCCCGTTATATGATTTCAGCGAAATGTATGAAATTTCCAAAAAGAGAAGCACTGAAACCTTAGAGGAAGGCGAAAAAATGCTGGACGGCTATCGAGTGACGAAACTCTCACTGGAAGGTCAGAGTGGCAGTGTGATTCTCGATACAGCCAAAGAAGGCGGATTTGATCTGATCGTCATGACAAAATCCAGCGTAATGGGATTGTCCAGGCTGATCGGTTCGGTCACTTCCAAGATCGTACGCGACTCCGAGGTTGCTGTTGTAGTCATACCGGAATAA
- a CDS encoding diguanylate cyclase, translated as MNETLRILLIDDSELDAELIMNKFDEAKIPVIYSQVDNVRAMEAQLKEQEWYIILCDYAMPSFHAVEAIKSIQKFNPFLPIIIVSGVIGEEQAVELMRSGCRDCIMKHNMGRIPSVVLREYQEAKLRKENLKLQKRMNLYHLLADKASDAMLFIDLEGHILEINQAAIAMYGYSFEEFLRLRFHDLSAPDQGTSTLQENKKVDDSRDFYETIHYTKSQVPIQVEVSESRMMLEDKLVRLCIVRDISARKEAEENFIYLSYHDLLTGLYNRRFYEEELNRLDIAAKLPLSVVMCDINGLKMINDSFGHLVGDEFLRSTAEILQKACRDGEICCRLGGDEFAVILPHTNSAAAQERINTIKKLALEVKTSKPGYSISLGSDTKETVEQAISEVLINAENDLFRNKLYERSSLRSHTIDIILNTLFAKSSRESNHSQRVSAISQALAVKMGLKPDEIGQIRIAGLVHDIGKIGIDEVILNKAGRLTQDEMNQIRKHPEIGWRILSSVNEFSEVANTIIAHHEKWNGSGYPNGLKGEEIPLQARILSIADAFDVMTNERSYRRRLSMEEAVAELKRCADLDFDSKIVDVFLKDVLPDLKLRTF; from the coding sequence ATGAATGAGACTTTAAGAATCCTCTTAATTGATGACTCCGAGCTTGACGCCGAGCTGATCATGAACAAATTTGATGAAGCGAAAATTCCGGTTATCTATAGCCAGGTAGACAATGTTCGGGCTATGGAAGCGCAGCTGAAGGAACAGGAATGGTATATTATCCTCTGCGATTATGCCATGCCGTCGTTTCATGCTGTTGAGGCGATTAAGAGTATCCAGAAATTCAATCCGTTTCTACCCATTATTATTGTCTCAGGGGTGATCGGAGAAGAACAAGCCGTTGAATTAATGAGAAGCGGTTGCCGCGACTGTATCATGAAGCACAACATGGGTAGAATTCCATCCGTAGTTCTTCGCGAGTATCAAGAAGCAAAATTGAGGAAAGAAAATCTGAAATTGCAAAAGCGAATGAACCTTTATCATTTGCTGGCTGATAAAGCGAGTGACGCCATGCTCTTTATTGATCTGGAAGGTCATATTTTGGAGATCAACCAGGCCGCGATCGCCATGTACGGCTACTCTTTTGAGGAGTTTTTACGCTTGCGGTTTCACGACTTAAGCGCTCCTGACCAAGGGACATCGACATTGCAAGAAAACAAAAAAGTAGATGACAGCCGCGATTTTTATGAAACGATCCACTACACGAAAAGCCAGGTTCCCATTCAAGTAGAAGTCAGTGAAAGCCGCATGATGCTTGAAGATAAATTAGTGCGGCTCTGTATTGTGAGAGACATCTCAGCCAGAAAGGAAGCGGAAGAAAACTTCATTTATCTGAGCTATCACGATTTATTGACCGGGCTGTATAACCGTAGATTTTATGAAGAAGAATTGAACCGGCTTGATATTGCAGCCAAACTTCCGCTCTCGGTCGTAATGTGTGACATCAATGGTCTGAAAATGATCAATGATTCTTTTGGACATCTTGTCGGTGATGAATTTCTGCGCAGTACTGCTGAAATTTTGCAGAAAGCTTGCCGGGACGGAGAGATCTGCTGCAGACTTGGCGGAGATGAATTTGCTGTCATCCTGCCGCATACCAATTCCGCTGCCGCGCAGGAAAGGATCAATACAATTAAAAAATTGGCTCTGGAGGTCAAAACCAGCAAACCGGGATATTCTATTTCTTTGGGTTCTGATACAAAAGAGACTGTGGAGCAGGCCATTTCCGAGGTTTTGATCAACGCGGAGAATGATCTGTTCCGCAACAAACTCTATGAGCGTTCCAGCCTGAGGAGCCATACCATCGATATTATCCTGAATACTCTATTTGCGAAAAGCAGCAGAGAATCCAATCATTCTCAACGAGTCAGCGCGATCAGCCAGGCGCTTGCAGTCAAAATGGGCCTGAAACCGGATGAAATCGGTCAGATTCGAATCGCAGGTCTGGTTCATGATATTGGTAAAATTGGTATTGATGAAGTGATTCTCAATAAAGCGGGCAGACTCACCCAGGATGAAATGAATCAAATCAGAAAGCATCCTGAAATTGGCTGGCGCATTCTGAGTTCTGTCAACGAATTTTCCGAGGTAGCCAATACCATCATTGCGCATCATGAAAAATGGAACGGCAGCGGTTATCCGAATGGTTTAAAGGGAGAAGAGATACCGCTGCAAGCGAGAATTCTTTCCATTGCGGATGCCTTTGATGTTATGACCAATGAGAGAAGTTATCGAAGACGGTTGAGCATGGAGGAAGCCGTCGCAGAATTAAAACGTTGCGCTGATCTTGATTTTGACAGTAAAATTGTCGACGTTTTCCTGAAAGATGTGTTGCCAGATTTAAAGCTCCGGACGTTCTAG
- a CDS encoding glycosyltransferase codes for MPKERALVASPVYQKPAILALFLTSLKSLKMDSFVLDYLFVDDNADQNSSALLADFQREGSEVIILNSKEQGTYLCNDESHHWDDNLMLKVANYKNSMINYAIEMDYDYLFFVDSDLVLYPGLVEHLKTKKKDILSEIFWTKWHPDQPPEPNVWLFDEYDLVPKNPGETLNQKEMEIRRNRFLHQLRIPGLYEVGGLGACTLISRSALLKGVSFQPIRNLTIHGEDRFFCIRAVVLGLDLFVDTYYPAFHIYREQDLAAAKTYLQSNAQNLTFVRRFKTQGNKITLSMIVKNEEGRYLERVLRSLVGHIDAAVMIDDGSTDHTIAICREILKGIPLRLIENDHSLFAQEVSLRKQQWEETIKTNPDWILNLDADEILEESFWLHAQELINNPDCDLYCFRLYDMWDEKHYREDAYWNAHLSYRPFLLRYQPDFAYQWNETPQHCGRFPANIFSFPALHAEARIQHFGWAVAADRIEKKKRYELLDPDAIYGIKEQYDSILDSSPRLLPWQEEDN; via the coding sequence ATGCCGAAAGAAAGAGCTTTAGTCGCCAGTCCGGTCTATCAAAAACCGGCGATCCTCGCTTTGTTTTTAACTTCCCTGAAAAGTCTTAAAATGGACAGCTTCGTTTTGGATTATCTTTTCGTCGATGATAATGCCGATCAAAATTCCAGCGCTCTCTTAGCTGATTTTCAAAGAGAAGGGTCCGAAGTAATCATTCTGAACAGCAAGGAACAGGGAACCTATCTCTGCAACGATGAATCTCATCACTGGGATGATAACTTAATGCTGAAAGTAGCCAATTATAAGAATTCCATGATCAATTATGCGATCGAAATGGATTACGATTATCTGTTTTTTGTTGATTCCGATTTAGTATTGTACCCCGGACTGGTTGAACATCTCAAGACAAAAAAGAAAGATATCCTGTCAGAGATATTTTGGACGAAATGGCATCCCGATCAGCCGCCGGAGCCCAATGTCTGGTTGTTCGACGAATATGATCTGGTACCGAAAAATCCGGGAGAAACGCTGAACCAGAAAGAGATGGAGATTCGCCGGAATAGATTCTTACATCAACTGCGCATCCCTGGTCTGTATGAAGTGGGCGGCTTAGGTGCCTGTACCCTGATCAGCAGGAGTGCTTTGCTCAAAGGCGTCAGTTTTCAACCAATTCGCAACTTAACCATCCATGGCGAAGACAGATTTTTTTGCATTCGGGCGGTAGTTCTCGGTCTTGATCTATTTGTGGACACGTATTATCCGGCTTTCCATATTTACAGAGAACAGGATCTAGCCGCAGCAAAAACTTATCTGCAAAGTAATGCACAAAATCTAACTTTTGTCCGGCGATTCAAAACGCAGGGGAATAAAATTACCCTGTCCATGATTGTCAAAAACGAAGAGGGACGTTATCTTGAGCGAGTACTCCGCAGTCTGGTTGGTCACATTGATGCTGCAGTGATGATCGACGACGGCAGTACGGATCATACAATCGCTATCTGCAGAGAAATCCTCAAAGGAATTCCTTTGCGTCTGATCGAGAATGACCATTCTTTATTTGCGCAGGAAGTATCTTTGCGTAAGCAGCAATGGGAGGAGACAATCAAAACAAATCCGGATTGGATATTGAACCTTGACGCGGATGAAATATTGGAGGAAAGTTTTTGGCTGCATGCACAGGAACTGATCAACAATCCGGATTGTGATTTATATTGCTTCCGATTATACGATATGTGGGATGAGAAGCATTATCGCGAGGATGCGTATTGGAATGCGCATCTTAGCTACAGACCGTTTTTATTGCGATATCAACCGGATTTTGCCTATCAATGGAATGAAACGCCGCAACACTGCGGCCGTTTCCCCGCCAACATTTTCTCCTTCCCCGCTCTTCATGCGGAAGCGCGCATACAGCATTTTGGTTGGGCTGTCGCCGCAGACAGAATCGAAAAAAAGAAACGCTACGAACTGCTTGACCCGGATGCCATCTACGGCATCAAAGAACAATATGATTCGATTCTGGATTCCTCTCCCAGACTGCTGCCATGGCAAGAAGAAGACAATTAG
- a CDS encoding EamA family transporter, with translation MNRYLKGCLFVILSATIFGCASLFVKNIYLGGGNAISIVFYRNFLPLPFLYFILQRKKINLKLSRAEFGKLFLCSAIGAVLTPIVLYSSFHYINSGMATTLHFIYPVFVFLFCWLFFREKIAPLHGACLILCMLGVFFCYTPGQQANLRGIFLACASGVSYAAYIVYLAKSGIGKLDPFKYSFYIASICSVLIFLYSMLTQSFVYQMTSLAWLWMVVFAMLLTLVAVVLFQSGTNLVGAQHTAILSTFEPLASIVVGVLAFHERFTTRTLLGTIMILASVVLLTLFHKREEETKETKKTEKKTVIAS, from the coding sequence ATGAATCGCTATTTGAAAGGATGCCTTTTTGTCATTCTTTCCGCGACCATATTCGGCTGCGCTTCGCTCTTTGTAAAAAACATATATCTTGGCGGCGGCAATGCCATCAGCATTGTTTTTTACCGCAATTTCTTACCCCTGCCGTTTCTTTATTTTATTTTGCAACGGAAAAAAATCAATCTGAAACTCAGCCGTGCTGAATTCGGCAAGCTTTTTCTCTGCAGCGCAATTGGTGCGGTCCTGACCCCAATCGTACTTTATTCTTCCTTTCACTATATTAATTCCGGAATGGCAACGACGCTGCACTTTATTTATCCGGTCTTTGTTTTTCTTTTTTGCTGGTTATTTTTCCGGGAAAAAATCGCTCCGCTGCACGGAGCCTGCCTTATTCTATGTATGCTTGGTGTCTTTTTTTGCTATACGCCGGGACAGCAAGCAAATTTAAGAGGGATTTTTCTTGCCTGCGCTTCCGGAGTCAGTTATGCCGCCTATATCGTCTACCTGGCCAAGAGTGGAATAGGAAAACTTGATCCTTTTAAATACAGTTTCTACATCGCTTCCATCTGTTCCGTTTTAATCTTTCTCTATTCCATGCTGACACAAAGCTTTGTTTATCAGATGACAAGCTTGGCTTGGCTTTGGATGGTGGTCTTCGCCATGTTGCTGACTTTGGTCGCTGTCGTCCTGTTTCAAAGCGGCACCAATCTGGTTGGTGCGCAGCATACGGCGATTTTAAGTACCTTCGAGCCATTGGCCAGCATTGTTGTGGGAGTTCTGGCCTTCCATGAAAGATTTACCACTCGTACGCTGCTTGGCACCATCATGATTTTAGCTTCCGTTGTGCTGCTGACACTGTTTCATAAAAGGGAAGAAGAAACGAAAGAAACGAAGAAAACTGAGAAAAAAACGGTGATTGCCTCTTGA
- a CDS encoding M42 family metallopeptidase translates to MNDLKALTKKIVTAYGPTGDETNVANLIVEEIKPYVDSVKIDALGNVIAVKNGSGPKVMLAAHMDEIGVMVTHIDDKGFLRFTNLGGLSPQILLASRCVFANGTVGVFGAEKLNAGETLELSKMFIDIGADSKAEAQQKVQVGDCAGGCYECIDLGNRMVSKAMDDRIACVILIEAIKRVKQAKVQMNFVFTVQEEVGLRGARTSAFAVDPDFGIAIDVTRTGDTPKSITMDVALGKGPTVKVRDASVLCHPTMIRFMKEVATKHKIPYQLEVLESGGTDSGAIHTSKAGVPSGVMSIATRYIHTPSEMVDMNDVENGIKLIVALLETKFPSV, encoded by the coding sequence ATGAACGATCTGAAAGCTTTAACTAAAAAAATTGTCACTGCGTATGGACCAACCGGTGATGAAACCAACGTAGCCAATCTGATTGTGGAGGAAATCAAGCCTTATGTCGACAGTGTGAAAATCGACGCTTTGGGCAATGTCATCGCAGTGAAAAACGGCAGCGGTCCCAAAGTGATGCTGGCTGCTCACATGGACGAAATCGGCGTGATGGTAACGCATATCGATGATAAAGGATTTTTGCGTTTCACGAACCTGGGCGGTCTCAGTCCGCAGATATTATTAGCTTCGCGCTGCGTCTTTGCGAACGGTACGGTCGGCGTTTTCGGCGCGGAAAAACTCAATGCCGGCGAAACATTGGAATTAAGCAAAATGTTTATCGATATCGGTGCCGACAGCAAGGCGGAAGCGCAGCAGAAGGTGCAGGTCGGTGACTGCGCCGGCGGCTGTTACGAATGCATTGATCTGGGCAATCGCATGGTATCCAAAGCCATGGACGACCGGATCGCCTGCGTGATCCTAATTGAAGCCATCAAACGGGTCAAACAGGCAAAAGTTCAGATGAATTTTGTCTTTACCGTTCAGGAAGAAGTAGGTTTACGCGGCGCCCGCACCTCAGCGTTTGCCGTGGATCCCGATTTCGGGATTGCCATCGATGTGACCCGCACCGGTGACACACCCAAATCGATTACGATGGATGTCGCATTGGGTAAAGGACCGACGGTCAAGGTGCGCGACGCTTCCGTCTTATGTCACCCGACCATGATCCGCTTCATGAAAGAAGTCGCCACGAAACATAAAATCCCCTATCAGTTGGAAGTTTTGGAATCCGGCGGCACCGATTCCGGCGCGATCCATACCAGCAAAGCCGGAGTCCCCAGCGGTGTGATGTCGATCGCGACCCGCTACATTCATACCCCTTCCGAAATGGTCGATATGAACGATGTGGAAAACGGCATTAAACTGATTGTCGCTTTATTGGAAACAAAGTTCCCCAGCGTCTAG
- a CDS encoding M42 family metallopeptidase yields the protein MLLKKITEAAGVAGDESEVRAVIRAALDGVVEEIHTDMLGNLIAVQNKDAQGPRILLDAHMDEIGLMIVFIEPTGLLRFKPVGGIDVRVLVAKTVRIGAKKIPGVIGAKAIHLQKPEERQSPLPIEALYIDIGAKNKEEAEKVVSVGDFAVFATDYEEFGDGKAKAKAFDDRIGCAVIVEVLKEKFNLPVYAVFSVSEEIGLRGAGTAAFAIDPQVGIAIEGCTAHDVTDVADHLVSTHLGAGPSITLMDKSLISDKKLIALAARTAEELGIPYQFRNTATGGNDGGKINQTRGGVAAIELAVPTRYVHSPISIIQLSDYEQTIALVKAFIHAIERGGFAIK from the coding sequence ATGTTACTAAAAAAAATCACGGAAGCGGCCGGCGTGGCCGGTGATGAATCTGAAGTGCGTGCTGTGATCAGGGCAGCCCTGGACGGTGTTGTGGAGGAAATCCATACCGATATGCTGGGCAATTTGATCGCCGTACAAAACAAAGATGCCCAAGGTCCCCGGATTTTGTTGGATGCGCATATGGATGAAATCGGACTGATGATCGTTTTTATTGAGCCGACCGGTCTGCTGCGCTTTAAGCCGGTAGGCGGCATTGACGTCCGCGTTTTGGTGGCGAAAACAGTCCGGATTGGCGCCAAGAAAATCCCCGGTGTGATCGGAGCCAAAGCCATTCATCTGCAAAAGCCGGAAGAGCGGCAGTCGCCGCTGCCGATTGAGGCGTTATATATTGATATCGGTGCAAAGAATAAAGAAGAAGCGGAAAAGGTTGTTTCCGTTGGTGATTTTGCGGTTTTTGCGACGGACTATGAAGAATTCGGTGACGGCAAAGCCAAAGCCAAAGCATTTGACGATCGTATCGGCTGCGCTGTGATCGTGGAAGTCCTGAAAGAGAAATTCAATCTGCCGGTTTACGCCGTTTTTTCCGTTTCGGAAGAAATCGGTCTGCGCGGCGCCGGCACTGCCGCCTTCGCGATTGATCCGCAGGTTGGCATCGCCATTGAAGGCTGCACCGCTCATGACGTGACCGATGTGGCAGATCATTTGGTTTCCACGCACCTTGGCGCCGGCCCTTCCATTACGTTGATGGATAAATCACTGATCAGCGATAAAAAATTGATCGCTTTGGCGGCCAGGACAGCGGAGGAACTGGGAATTCCTTATCAATTCCGCAACACGGCCACCGGCGGCAACGACGGCGGCAAAATCAACCAGACACGCGGCGGCGTGGCCGCCATTGAATTGGCAGTACCGACCCGTTATGTCCATTCGCCTATCTCAATCATCCAATTAAGCGATTACGAACAAACCATTGCGCTGGTAAAAGCGTTTATTCACGCCATTGAAAGAGGAGGGTTTGCAATAAAATGA